The genomic window TCTTGCTGACTAAAAACAAATTGTACAGAAAAACGATCTTTATGAGCATGTTGAAGTTCTAAAATTTCATCAAAAAACATAGTGTCTTCTTTAGTTTTGTTACCATAAACTAAAATAACATTACTATGTGTTTCTTCTTCTAAAGCACATTTTATAATACTTAAAACAGGTGTAATACCACTACCAGCAACAAAAGCGGCAATATTTTTGGTTTTGCTATCGTTGGGTGTAAAAGTAAAACGACCTTTTGGTGGTGCAACATCTAGAGTATCTCCAACTTTTAAAGTATTGTTGGCATAAGCCGAAAAGGTGCCATCTTTCACTTCTTTTACGGCAACTTTAAGTTCACCGCTTTTTGGCGAAACGCATAGTGAATAATCACGACGTATTTCGTTACCATTAATTTCGGTTTTTAGGGTAATATATTGTCCCGCCGAAAAAGAAAAAGTTTCTTTTAAATTGTCCGGTAAATTAAAAGCAATGCTAATAGATTTTTCGGTTTCTCTAGTTATGGTCTTAACAGATAGTTTATGGAATGATGACATGTGTATTAATTTTTAACAAAAATAGTGAAGCTTTAAGTTTTTGCCGAAAATTTTTTAACTTACTTTGTAACAAATCACTTAAATTTCTTACTAACAATCATAATTCAATTAAGTATAACCTATTAAATTTCGATTAAAATGAAAAAAGTACTACTCGTTTGTCTATTTATGGTGGCTTTCGCTACAAAATCTAACGCACAAGATTCTTCAGAATTTAAAAATGAAACTGTTGAGTTTATTAAAATTACTGGGGCCGCTAGCGCCTTCGAGAATGCTATCGCGCAATTAGGTATGATGGTTTCTGATGAAAATAAGGAAGCTTACACTACAGAAGCAAACGGAACTTTAGTTGGTCTATACGATAAAATGGCTGATTTATATATGAGTGAATTCACGCAAGGTGAAATTCAGGAATTGGTTAAATTTTACCACACCGATTTAGGTAAAAAGTTAGCGACTAAGCAATTAAAACTAACACAACGCGCCATGGCTTTTGGACAATCTTGGGGGATAGAAGTACAGGGAATCGCAGCAAAATATAATTAAGACGCACCATGATTAAACTATTTTTAAGTTTAGAATGGAAAGCATTTTTTAGGTCGGCTTCATTTAAAATGAATCTGGTTTTTAAAATCCTATTGGGATTTAGTGCACTATGGATGCTCGTTACTTTTCTTGGTTTAGGTGTTGGCGCTTATTATTTAATTGAAAAACAATTGCATTTAGATCCATTAACAACCATTAATAATCTGTTGCTTTTTTATTTAGTTTTCGATTTAGTATTTCGCTATTTTCTCCAAAAAATGCCAATCGTTAATATCAGGCCATTGCTTTATTTACCTATTAAAAAGAGTAAAGTTGTAGGTTTTGCTTTGAACAAAACTATTCTATCTTTTTTTAATATTTTACACGCCTTCTTTTTTGTCCCGTTTTCCGTGATCTTGGTTATTGAAGGACATCCATTTATCAATGTTTTAGGGTGGCATGTGGCAATTTTAGCATTAATTTATTGCAATAATTTTATTAATGTTTTTGTAAATAGTAAAGATTCTGTTTTTTATTCTATTCTTAGTCTTTTTGTTATTCTTGGTGGACTAAAATATTTTAATGTATTTGATATAGCGAGTTTTACAGAACCGATATTTCAAGCATTTTATAACGCTCCTTATTTTGCTTTAATTCCAATTTTGGGTTTAGGTATATTATATAAAACAGCGTTTAGTTATTTTAGAAGAAATTTATATCTCGATGCTGGTTTAGCGAAAAAGGTGAAAATTGTAAAAACTGAAGATTTTGCATGGTTGAATCGTTTTGGAAGTCTATCAACTTTTTTAAAGAATGATATTCGGTTATTAAAAAGAAATAAACGTTCTAGAACGACTTTATTAATGAGTGGTTTATTTATTTTTTACGGACTTCTATTTTTTACAAATTCAATAGAAGCTTACAATGGTCCTTTTTGGAAAATTTTTGCTGGTATTTTTGTTTCTGGTGGCTTTTTGTTCAATTTCGGACAGTTTGTTCCAAGTTGGGATAGTGCATATTACCCGTTAATTATGAGTCAGAATATTAGATACAAAGAGTATCTATCTTCTAAATGGTATTTAATGGTTTTCGCAACTATCGTATCGACCATCTTCGCTTCATTTTATTTATATTTTGGATGGCAAGCGTACGCAGCTGTAGTGGTAGGAGCTATTTATAATATTGGTGTAAACTCACATATGGTACTTTGGGGAGGCGCTTATATTAAAACACCAATAGATTTAACATCTAATAAAAAGGCTTTTGGCGATAAAAAATCGTTTAATGCCAAAACATTATTATTAACTATTCCTAAGTTAGTTTTACCTATGGTTATTTATGCTATTGGTCATTTTGCTTTAGGAGAAGTATTTGGTTTTGTACTAGTATCACTCGTCGGTATTGCAGGATTTTTATTTAAAAACAAGGTTTTTGGTATTATTGAAAAAGTGTATAAAGCAGAGAAATACAAAACTATATCAGCTTACAAACAAAATAATTAAAGGATTATGATAACAACATCAAACTTATCAAAAACATATAACGGAATTCAAGTTTTAAACATTGAATCTTTAGACATCCCCAAAGGCCAAAGCTTTGGTTTAGTTGGTAATAATGGAGCCGGGAAAACTACTTATTTTAGCTTGCTTTTAGATTTAATACAACCCACAACGGGCTTTATTACAAATAATGGTGTGCAAGTTAACACTAGTGAAGATTGGAAACCCTTTACTTCTGCCTTTATAGATGAAAGTTTTCTGATAGGTTATTTAACACCAGAAGAGTATTTCTATTTTATAGGTGAATTAAGGAATCAAAACAAAGCAGATGTTGATGCGTTGATAGGTCAATTTGCTGATTTTTTTCACGGTGAAATTTTAGGTCAGAAAAAGTACTTACGTGATTTAAGTAAAGGAAATCAAAAGAAAGCGGGTATTGTTGCCGCACTTATTGGCAATCCTGAAGTTATAATTCTAGATGAACCTTTTGCGAATTTAGATCCAACTACACAAATCCGTTTAAAAGGTATTATTAAAGATTTAGCCGAAAAACAAGGCGTTACCGTATTAGTTTCTAGTCACGATTTATCGCATGTAACAGATGTTTGCGAGCGTATTGTAGTTTTAGAAAAAGGAATGGTAGTGAAAGATTTACAAACTAGTGAAGCAACTCTAAAAGAATTGGAGGCACATTTTGCTGGTGAAGAAGTTGTAGAATAGAAAATTACATTTTATAAATCCAACTCGCCGGATTTTGAGTATTCGTATCTTTAGAAATTACAAAACTCAAAATAGTTTCTCCAGTTGAAGGATTGGTAAATACCTCACCAATATCCTGCTTTGTAGTTACTTTATCTCCGGTTTTCACATAGATTTTAGACAAGTTTTTGTAATAGGTAATATAATTTCCGTGTTGAATAATTACAAACGGATTCACATTTTTATTAGCAACAACTCCAATTACTTCGCCATTAAAAACAGCTCTAGCTTTTGCGCCTTTTTCGGTTGCAATACGCACACCGTTACTATTTATAGTTAGCGATTTTATTACTGGGTGAGGTTGTTTACCATAACCCATTTGTACGACACCTTTACTTACTGGCCAAACTAATTTACCACGGTTGGCTTCAAAGTTTTTAGCTAATGCTAAGCCTTCCGGCGTTAGAGCAAAAGTTTTTGAACTCGTCGATTTACCTGCCTTTTTATTCGATTTTGCTATAGCTGCTCTAATAATTTTATTTATTTCTGCATCAATACGTTTGGCTTCTTTTTCTTTTTTCTTAATTTGATTAGCGTAACGTGAAATGTTACCTTGAATCTCTTTCATTAAAGCTTGCTGCTGTCTGCGCTCACTTTCTAAAGATTTTTGTGTCACCTTGTTTTCAGCAATAAGTTTGTTTTTAATCCCTTTTTGCTTTAATAGGCTGGTGTTTATTGTTTGTAATTCCAGTGTTTTTGCTTTAATTGTTTCACCTTGTTTTTTTTGGTGATCCGCATATTGTTGCATGTATTGCACGCGTTTGTAAGCTTGTTTAAAATTGTTTGAAGACAATAAAAACATAATCCTGCTTTGCTGATTTTTACTTTTATAAGACTTTACAATCATTGCGGCATATTCAGCCTTCAATTGCTTGAGTTCGTCTCTTAAACTGGTTATTTTGTTCTGGTTTGTGTTTATTTCACGCGTTAGTAAATTGGCTTGGCGGTTGGTAACCTTAATTAAGTTATCCAACACATTTATTTTGTGATTAAAATCTTCGATTAAAGAAAGTTTCGACTTAGCAATCGTTTTGTTTTCGGTACGTAATTCGTTTATTTTCTGAATTTCGCGACGTAATTCCTGACGACGTGTTTCTAACTCTTTTTGTTTATTGTTTTGAGAAAAACTAAGAGAGCCACAAAGCAAAAAGCCTAGTAGAAATATTATTTTATATGAAGATTTTCCTAAAATCATTCCAATTCAATTTTTTTGAAACCTGAAGGTATTTTAAACGGAAAACGTAGGTCTTCGTTTAAAGCAACACTTTTAAATTCGAGATTTATAATGGTTTCTTCATTACCTTCCACAGCAATTACTTTTATATTTTCTGGAAGAATTTGTTTTTCAACCTCTTGATGTGATAAATAATCGATTTGTAAATGTCTGAATTCTTTAGGTTGACTTATTTGTTGCGATTTTATTTTAAATAAAGACGGATCTATTAAAAAGAAAATTTCAAATAAAAGCTGTTGTTTTTTAGGTTGAAGTACATAGGCTTCATCAATAATCGAAGTGCTGTAAGAACCACTATTTAAGTTGAAAATAGCATCGCCTAAAAGTAAATTTTGTACTTTTTGAAAATCGAGCTCTGTTCCTAATAATTTGCTTAAATAACTAAAATCACCTTCAAAATAAGTATTGTCTAATTTGTTGTAGAAGCCAACTTTTTCGGGTGTTATCATGGCTCTAATTACCGAAAATGGAGCGTTCATCCATAATACTTCATCCTTTTTAGCTCTAAAACTTACGGTATTGGTTTGCGACTTTCCGTTTTTATTAAAGTTAATTCTAAGTTTAGCTTGCAGTGTTTTAAAATCTGGTCTTTTCTTAGTGTTCTCTTTAATAACAGCTTTGGACGACATGTTTAAATCGCCAGCTCCACCAGTAATTGTTCGCACCGATTTACAGCTAAAACTTAGTAGGAGGATAAAACTTAAAATGTAATATATAGATTTGTTCATTAATTTTTTAATTGTTGTGCCTTGTCACTAAACGTTTTCGCTTTGTCGGTATTGTTTAAAAGTGTGTAAGCTTTACTTAATTGGCTGTAAAAATCGGCTTCCATTTTAACATCATCAATAATATAATCTAAACCAATTTCTAAAGCATCGATTGCTTTTTTAGGTTTGTTTAGGTTATTTAAAGCCACGCCGTTTATTAAGTATAGCAAAGGTTGCGATGGGTATTTTTCTAAAGCGTCTGTACTTTTTTCTTCAACCTGTTTATAATCTTGTAAATCTATTTGAAGCAATAAAATATTTTTTAGGACCGCAAAATTATTGCTGTCTTGAGCTAAAGCTTTTTCGAAATACTCTAGAGCTTTTGGTTTATCATTTTTAGACAAGTAATACTGGCCCATTTCTAATAACGATTTTTCGTTATCTTCCTGGCTTACCATAGCTGTGGCTTCTAGTAAATCGGCTTCGTATTGTGGGTTTTGTTTAACGAAATTCACAAAATCTGATAATACTTTTACTTTAGCTTCAGGTTTAATTTGTGTGCTTTGCACAACAATTTTCATAGATTCAATAGCTTTGTCTGTATTGTTTTCATCTAAATAAAACTTGTACAATGCCAAATGTACTAATTGCGAATTCGGGTTCGCTTTAAGAAGTTCCTTTGCTGTTTCAAAAGCCTTTTCTTTGTTATTGTTTTCGCTGTAGCGGAAAATTAACGCTAAATAATTCGACTCTTTATCAGGGTTGTTTTCAACACGAGATTCTAAATTTTCTATCTGATCTTTTTTACGACCTGTCGCTTCATATGCTATATTTCGTAAACGATCTCTAGCGATAGAAACTCCAAACTTGGTATCTAATTCATCTAAAAGTTGAAGAGCCTCGTCGTACTTTTTAGTTTTCACATAAAGTGATGCTAAATCTTCTTTGTAATCGGGATGATAACTAACAAGTTGCTTAACCGTTTTAATGGCATTGTCTAAATCGTTTTGTCCTGCATAAAAACCGTAAAGTTCATCTAGAAACCATTCGTTATCGGGCTCTAAATCTACTGCTTTTTTCAAAGCATCTTCGGCAGCGTTATAATTTTTAAGTTTAAAATAGCTTTTCCCTAATTCAAAATATAAAACAGGAACTGCTTTATTTAAAGCAATACATTTCTGAAAATTTTCAGCCGCGCGATCGAAATTCTCAATGCTTTTCTGTTTTAAAGCTTCGTAAAATAACTCTTGGAACTCATCGTCATTATTACCTAAATCATCATTTGGTAATTTGTTAAAATCCACTTGCGCATAGTTCACCTCCGGAAAGATTAACATTCCAATGGTAAAAATGAATAAGTAGATTTTTTGTTTCATTTTAAAAAGACCTTTCAACTATCATTAAAGTTGAGAGTTAGATTTTAATTAATAATGTAAACTTCAATTTATAAAATTTCCTGTTTCACGGGAGTGGACAAAATTATTCTAAAACAGAATAATCACCAATACTAATACTTGTAAAATCTCCGTCGTATTTCACGTGATTTCCAATCATAGCATTATCTAAATTTGCGTTTTTAATGTTTGAATTTGTTTGAATTAAACTGTTTTTAATAGTCGAATTTTCAACAACTGTATTATTTCCGATAGATACAAAAGGTCCAACCGTAGCATCGTTAAGCACTACATTTTCACCAATAAAGCATGGTTCTATAATGTTCGAGTTTTCTAATTTCGCCGATGAAGCTACTAATTGCTCTTCACCATCTGCCTTTAAAAAACCTAACATACGTTGGTTAGTTTCGATGGTAATAGCTTTGTTTCCACAATCCATCCACTCATCTACAGTTCCGGTTTTAAACACTTTGCCTTCGGCCATCATGCGTTTTATACCGTCGTTAATTTGGTATTCGCCACCGTTCATAATGTTTTCGTCAAGAATTTCTTGTAGCTTTCCTTTTAAAACAGCAACATCTTTAAAGTAATAAATACCAATTACGGCTTGATTGCTAACAAAAGATTCTGGTTTTTCAACAAGCTCTATAATTTCCTTATTATCGTTTAACTTTACAACACCATAAGCTTCTGGATTATCTACTTGTTTAGTCCAGATAACACTATCGGCAGTTGGATCTAAATCGAATTCGGCACGTATTAATGTATCGGCGTAAGCAATAACTGCTGGGCCAGAAAGTGAAGGCTCTGCACACATAATAGCGTGGCCAGTTCCTAATGGTTTATCTTGACGATAAATAGAGGCTTTTGCCCCTAAGTTTTCGGCTAATGCTTTTAGACTATCTACAACATCGTCACCAAACCAAGCAGGATCGCCTAAAACAAAGGCAATTTCTTCGATAGGTTGTTTTAAAACTTTTGCAATATCTTTTACCAAACGATGAACAATAGGTTGCCCGGCGACTGGGATTAATGGTTTTGGTACGGTTAAGCTATGTGGACGTAAACGAGATCCTCGTCCTGCCATTGGAACTATTATTTTCATAGTAAGTCTATTTTATTCCTTTGTGAGGAATTGGTTTTGTTTAAGTTGATTATCTTACGCCTGTACTTCCAAATCCGCCTTCACCTCTTGAGGTTTCAGATAATTCTTCGACAGCTATCCATTCGGCACGTTCATGCTTGGCAATTACTAATTGTGCAATACGTTCACCATTTTCAATAATGAAATCCTCGTTTGAAATATTAACTAAAATCACACCAATTTCACCACGATAATCAGCATCAACGGTTCCTGGTGCGTTTAAAACGGTTACACCTTTTTTTGCAGCTAAGCCACTTCGTGGGCGTACTTGTGCTTCAAAACCTATTGGTAACTCGATAAAAAGCCCTGTTTTTACAATAGTTCTCGCTAAAGGTTTTAACGTGATAGCTTCTGATATATTTGCTCGTAAATCCATACCCGCCGATGCTATGGTTTCATAGTGCGGTAACTCGTGGCTAGATTTATTTATTATTTTTATTTGCATGGTTTTTACTAACGTTTTACTTCGTTTTTAAGATTTTTTTAATATCATCTTTCTCTGAAAAATAAACGATTCCCAAAAATACAATTAACATTGATATGCCTACAACATAATTGCCTCTAAATTGATAAAAGGACAATATGGCTAGACCAATGGAAAGGATAAGATATAATAATATTTTTTTTAGATTATATGGAATTGGATAATATTTTCGTCCAAAATAATAGGATAAAATCATCATAAAGGCATAAGCTGAAAGTGTAGCCACGGCAGATGCTTTATAGCTATATTCTTTTATAAAAAGGATATTGATTGTTAGAGTTATAATGGCGCCAGCTATTGAGATGTAAGCACCAAATTTTGTTTTGTCTGTAATTTTGTACCAAACCGATAGATTATGATAAATACCTAAGAAAAAGTTTGCCATTAAAATAATAGGCACTACCCACATAGCTTCCCAGTAATCTTCGCTTCTAACAATTATTGGTTTTAAAACATCGGCAAAAACAACAACGCCAAGCAAAATAATGGACCCTAGTGCTACGTAAAACTCTAGTATTCTAGCATAGTTCTTTTGCGGATTTTTAGTTTTTGCGTGACTGAAAAAATAAGGTTCAATACCTAAGCGATAGGCTGTTGCAAAAAGCGTCATAAACAGTGCTAGCTTATAACATGCAGAATACATGCCAATATCGGTATCGGCAATGTTTTCTGGTAATAGTTTTTTTAGTAGAATACGATCGAATGTTTCATTTATAGAAAAAGCAACGCCAGCAATTAAAACGGGGTAGGCGTAACGCATCATACGTTTCCATAGATCGGAATTGAATATATATTTAACTCTCGTGTAGAAAGGAAACATTAAAAGTAGAGTTATTCCGCTTGCAATTAGATTAGCTATAAATATGTAACTAATTTCAAAGTTGTCTTTACAAATACTATCGAAAATTGAAAAGTTATATGATAAATCTTTTAAAGCGAGTAAAAAGAAGAGGTTTAATCCTAAGTTAATAGCGACATTCAAAATTTTTATTACAGCATAGCGCATGGGTTGCTGCGTTGCTCTTAGCCACGCAAAAGGTATAATAACTAAAGCGTCTAAAAGTAGTATCCAAATAACAAGGTTAATGTATTTTACGTCAATATCTATAAATGAAGCAATTTGGTTTTGAAAAAATAATGCCAAAACGAAAAAGAATATTGACGAAATGATAAGTGATATTGTTGAAGTTCCTGTAACAGTAGTGTTATCCTCTTCGTTATTGAAAAATCTAAAAAAAGCCGTTTCCATACCATAGGCAAGTATGACGTTGAATAGTACGAAATATGAAAAAATAACCGATACCTTACCATATTCACTAACCGATGAAAGCACGCCATCACTTGTATAGAGAGGTACAAGCATAAAACTTAACATTCTTGGCAAAACCGTGGCTAAACCATAAATAAAAGTTTGTTTGAATAGTGATTTAAGTGCGCTCAATGATTGCTTGTTTGATGGGCTAAAAATACGGTTTTAGCTAACGTAATGCAAAGATAAGTTATTGCTTGTTAGGTGTTGTGCTTGGATAGTTAATTGATGGTTTTTCAGAGATATTCAAGATTTTATAATACATAGTTTTTTCACCATGTTTAAAGGTAATTACGCATTCGTCATTGTTTAAAACAAAGGGAATCGGTTTTGTCTGCTTTTGGATGGTATTCCCATATTCTTCTTCACGATTACTACTTAGGTTTATATGAGGTTTTTGTTTTGTTATAAAATGTGCAACGTATATGTTGTTTTTTAATAGCTCTAGCTTTTTAACCTGATTTTTAAAGTAGACGCTATCTAAAGCAGTTTCATTATTGGCATTGATGGAAATATATAAATTTGTGCCTGAATCACCATGTTTTATACCAGAATTCCAGTTTTGAAAGTAAGTCTCTCCAAGATCAAACGGTATTTTTTTTTGTAACTTTTGTGAGCTTGCACATTGTGTAAAAGCAAACGATATAACTAAAAGTAAAAAAGCAGATGATATGAGTTTTAAAAATTTCATTTTAATATTCGTTTGAATTTATAAAAGCATAGTTTCAATTTTAATGCCAAAAAGAAAAGGCCCTTCAGGTTATATAACTTGAAGGGCCTTTTAATATTTTAATGAGCTACTGAAAATCTCTTTAGCTAATATAAAGTTTCGTCTAATTATTTAATGCTTCTGCACCACCAACAATTTCTAAAATCTCGTTAGTAATAGAAGCTTGACGTGCTTTGTTGTAAGTTAATTTAAGTTGATCTCTTAGCTCGGTTGCATTATCTGTTGCTTTGTGCATAGCAGTCATACGAGCGCCGTGTTCACTTGCAAAAGAATCGCGAATACCTTTATATAATTGTGTTTTTAAAGACTTAGGAATCAATTCCTCTACAATTTCTAGTTTTGATGGTTCGAAAACATAATAAGGAATATTATCTACTCCGCCCTCAACTGGTTCAACAGGTAAAAATTGCTCTGTTGTTACAATTTGTGTTGCTGCATTTTTAAATCTATTATAAACCATTACGATTTTATCGAATTCGGCGGTAATAAATTTATCCATTAACATTTCGGCAATTTCAGAAACGTTATCAAAAGTTAAATGATCGTAAATATCACTTTTGTTATCAATAACATTATTAGTTTTCTTAAAGGCATCATTTCCTTTTTTACCTATAGCAAGATAAGAAACCTCTTGGTTTGCATAAGTTTCAGAAGTCAATTTCGCAACTTCTTTAATAATGTTAGAGTTAAAAGCACCAGCTAAACCTCTGTTAGAGGTTATTGTTACAATTAGCACCTTTTTTACTTCACGTTGCGTTGCGTATGCACTTCCAGAATCATCATCCAAAGTGGCGCTCAAACTTTGTAAAAGTTCGGTTAACTTATCTGAATAAGGACGCATTGCGGTAATAGCATCTTGTGCCTTTTTTAACTTTGCAGCCGATACCATTTTCATGGCACTGGTAATTTGCATCGTTGAAGATACCGATGATATTCTGTTACGTATTTCTTTAAGATTAGCCATTCTTTATTTTTATAAAGACTCTGTGATTGCCATCAGAGTGACGTTAATTTTATAATTTAAAAGAATTTATGAGTTAGACAATTCTAACTCATAAATTCAAAATGTTTTATGCTTTATATTTAGCTGAAAGCTCTTTACATACAGATGATAATGTATCTGTAACTTCATCAGTTAATTTACCTGCTTTTAAAGTATCTAAAACACCTCTATGTTTAGCGTTTAGGAATTCAAGATAATCTCTTTCGAATTCTTTAATTTTATTAACAGGAACGTCTTTTAATAAGTTTTTAGATCCAGCATAAATAATTGCTACTTGATCTTCAACTTTAAAAGGATCGTTTTGTGCTTGCTTTAAAATCTCAACGTTACGTTTTCCTTTATTAATTACGTTTAAAGTAACTGCATCTAAATCTGAACCAAACTTAGCGAAAGCTTCTAGCTCACGGTATTGTGCTTGATCTAATTTTAAAGTACCAGATACTTTTTTCATTGATTTAATCTGTGCATTACCACCAACACGAGACACCGAAATACCTACGTTAATTGCTGGACGTACACCAGAGTTAAATAAATCTCCATCTAAGAAAATCTGACCATCTGTAATAGAAATCACATTGGTTGGGATATATGCAGAAACATCTCCTGCTTGTGTTTCAATAATTGGTAAAGCAGTTAAAGAACCACCACCTTTTACTAATGGTTTTAATGAATCTGGCAAGTCATTCATTTCACTAGCAATAGCATCATTATTGATGATTTTTGCAGAACGCTCTAATAAACGAGAGTGTAAGTAAAATACATCTCCAGGATATGCTTCACGTCCCGGTGGACGACGTAATAATAAAGATACCTCACGGTAAGCAACAGCTTGTTTTGATAAATCATCAAATACAATTAAAGCTGGTCTACCAGTATCTCTAA from Algibacter sp. L1A34 includes these protein-coding regions:
- a CDS encoding oligosaccharide flippase family protein — protein: MSALKSLFKQTFIYGLATVLPRMLSFMLVPLYTSDGVLSSVSEYGKVSVIFSYFVLFNVILAYGMETAFFRFFNNEEDNTTVTGTSTISLIISSIFFFVLALFFQNQIASFIDIDVKYINLVIWILLLDALVIIPFAWLRATQQPMRYAVIKILNVAINLGLNLFFLLALKDLSYNFSIFDSICKDNFEISYIFIANLIASGITLLLMFPFYTRVKYIFNSDLWKRMMRYAYPVLIAGVAFSINETFDRILLKKLLPENIADTDIGMYSACYKLALFMTLFATAYRLGIEPYFFSHAKTKNPQKNYARILEFYVALGSIILLGVVVFADVLKPIIVRSEDYWEAMWVVPIILMANFFLGIYHNLSVWYKITDKTKFGAYISIAGAIITLTINILFIKEYSYKASAVATLSAYAFMMILSYYFGRKYYPIPYNLKKILLYLILSIGLAILSFYQFRGNYVVGISMLIVFLGIVYFSEKDDIKKILKTK
- the atpG gene encoding ATP synthase F1 subunit gamma, translated to MANLKEIRNRISSVSSTMQITSAMKMVSAAKLKKAQDAITAMRPYSDKLTELLQSLSATLDDDSGSAYATQREVKKVLIVTITSNRGLAGAFNSNIIKEVAKLTSETYANQEVSYLAIGKKGNDAFKKTNNVIDNKSDIYDHLTFDNVSEIAEMLMDKFITAEFDKIVMVYNRFKNAATQIVTTEQFLPVEPVEGGVDNIPYYVFEPSKLEIVEELIPKSLKTQLYKGIRDSFASEHGARMTAMHKATDNATELRDQLKLTYNKARQASITNEILEIVGGAEALNN
- the atpA gene encoding F0F1 ATP synthase subunit alpha, whose amino-acid sequence is MAEVKPAEISAILKQQLAGFEASATLDEVGTVLTVGDGIVRAYGLANAQYGELVEFDGGLEGIVLNLEEDNVGIVLLGTSVGVREGSTVKRTNRIASVKVGEGIVGRVVDTLGNPIDGKGPIAGTTYEMPLERKAPGVIYREPVTEPLQTGIKAIDAMIPVGRGQRELVIGDRQTGKTAVCIDAILNQKEFYDAGEPVYCIYVAIGQKASTVALIAKTLEEKGALAYTTIVAANASDPAAMQVYAPFTGASIGEYFRDTGRPALIVFDDLSKQAVAYREVSLLLRRPPGREAYPGDVFYLHSRLLERSAKIINNDAIASEMNDLPDSLKPLVKGGGSLTALPIIETQAGDVSAYIPTNVISITDGQIFLDGDLFNSGVRPAINVGISVSRVGGNAQIKSMKKVSGTLKLDQAQYRELEAFAKFGSDLDAVTLNVINKGKRNVEILKQAQNDPFKVEDQVAIIYAGSKNLLKDVPVNKIKEFERDYLEFLNAKHRGVLDTLKAGKLTDEVTDTLSSVCKELSAKYKA